From the Pongo pygmaeus isolate AG05252 chromosome X, NHGRI_mPonPyg2-v2.0_pri, whole genome shotgun sequence genome, one window contains:
- the MPC1L gene encoding mitochondrial pyruvate carrier 1-like protein, with amino-acid sequence MARMAVLWRKMRDNFQSKEFREYVSSTHFWGPAFNWGLPLAAFKDMKASPEIISGRMTTALILYSAIFMRFAYLVQPRNLLLMACHCTNVMAQSVQASRYLLYYYGGGAEAKARDPQARDPLATAAAATSPGSQPPKQAS; translated from the coding sequence ATGGCGAGGATGGCGGTACTGTGGCGGAAGATGAGAGATAACTTCCAGAGCAAGGAGTTCCGGGAATACGTGAGCAGCACTCACTTCTGGGGTCCCGCGTTCAACTGGGGCCTTCCGCTGGCTGCCTTTAAAGATATGAAGGCGTCGCCAGAGATCATCAGTGGCCGCATGACAACAGCGCTCATCTTGTACTCGGCGATCTTCATGCGCTTCGCCTACCTCGTACAGCCTCGAAACCTGCTGCTGATGGCGTGCCACTGTACCAACGTGATGGCGCAGAGTGTGCAGGCCAGTCGCTACCTACTCTACTACTACGGCGGCGGCGCCGAGGCTAAAGCCCGCGACCCTCAAGCCCGCGACCCTCTGGCTACCGCCGCCGCTGCCACCAGCCCGGGTTCCCAGCCCCCGAAACAAGCTTCTTAA